A single Kryptolebias marmoratus isolate JLee-2015 linkage group LG16, ASM164957v2, whole genome shotgun sequence DNA region contains:
- the esrp1 gene encoding epithelial splicing regulatory protein 1 isoform X4 gives MTAQVDYLAVVFTATSGAAGQQLGSDEQELVRLVWQLVNVKNKTLGRVNELVIRPDLSDSTDEKAEKDVVEESEEEEQEGEVKEEEEEERESGSGADCVYTAASLDSALNTFNLQLTNEVNSAGAGTSLCLCTDGQLHIRQVIHPEAASKNILVPDSFYSFFDLRKEFKNHFPTSDLKALNVYAMAESLSVPVDAPATWDPSDALPAEAAVQQVRLLAGVVLALLSEPFCHTFSNPERVSERFESGTCSKMEKVCDNTVIRARGLPWQSSDQDIARFFRGLNIAKGGAALCLNAQGRRNGEALVRFVSEEHRDLALQRHKHHMGSRYIEVYKATGEDFLKIAGGTSNEVAMFLSREDQIIVRMRGLPFDATLGQVLDFFSPRDGLKETCPVSGGADGILFVRYPDGRPTGDAFVLFACEEHAQSALRKHKDMLGKRYIELFKSTAAEVQQVLNRYSSPPLIPVAPPPLVSVLPAVSLLPPPGGVRDCLRLRGLPYTASIEDILTFLGEFTQDVRQHGVHMVLNQQGRPSGDCFIQMSSAERSLQASQRLHKHVMTSQRGANSRYVEVFSCSAEEMGLVLMGGSLSHTHTHAHSRSRSGTGLSPPPCKFRRLSPPSYSFAPVPPVLPTEAAAALYPPLGQVLLTPRPLHPGHAFYPASAQLYMNYAAYYPSPPGSPTTVGFFPAPSSLSSPAGLVRMPGLAYNGSSGVKELINAVQGYQYAPEDALVHAHDPARTLLTQPKEWVCI, from the exons ATGACGGCGCAGGTAGACTACCTGGCGGTGGTTTTCACCGCCACATCTGGCGCAGCCGGACAGCAGCTGGGCTCTGACGAGCAGGAGCTGGTTCGGCTGGTCTGGCAGCTGGTGAATGTAAAGAACAAAACG TTGGGCAGGGTGAATGAGCTCGTCATCAGGCCTGACCTCTCAGACTCGACAGACGAAAAAGCGGAGAAGGATGTCGTGGAGgaaagtgaggaggaggagcaggagggagaggtgaaggaggaggaggaggaggagagggagagcgGGTCGGGAGCGGACTGCGTTTACACGGCAGCAAGTCTCGACAGCGCTTTGAACACG ttcaatcTGCAGCTGACGAACGAGGTGAACAGTGCGGGCGCGGGCACGTCGCTCTGTTTGTGTACGGACGGGCAGCTCCACATCCGTCAAGTGATTCACCCCGAGGCTGCGAGCAAG aacaTCCTGGTCCCGGACTCCTTCTACTCCTTCTTCGACCTTCGGAAGGAGTTCAAGAACCACTTCCCCACCTCTGACCTCAAGGCTTTGAACGTGTACGCCATGGCCGAGT CTCTCAGCGTACCCGTGGACGCTCCCGCCACGTGGGACCCCTCGGACGCTTTGCCCGCTGAAGCGGCCGTGCAGCAGGTCCGGCTTCTGGCCGGCGTCGTCCTGGCGCTGCTCTCTGAGCCGTTTT GCCACACATTTTCTAACCCAGAGAGAGTCAGCGAGAGATTCGAAAGCGGCACCTG cagtaAGATGGAGAAAGTGTGTGACAACACTGTGATCAGAGCCAGAGGGCTGCCGTGGCAGTCCTCCGACCAGGACATCGCTCGATTCTTCAGAGGCCTCAACATCGCCAA GGGAGGCGCAGCGCTGTGCCTCAACGCCCAGGGGAGGAGGAACGGCGAAGCGCTCGTCCGTTTCGTCAGCGAGGAGCACCGAGACCTGGCCCTGCAGAGGCACAAGCACCACATGGGCAGCCGATATATCGAG GTTTATAAAGCAACAGGAGAAGACTTCCTAAAGATAGCAGGAG GCACGTCCAACGAGGTGGCCATGTTCCTGTCGCGCGAGGACCAGATCATCGTGAGGATGCGGGGGCTCCCCTTCGACGCCACGCTCGGCCAAGTGCTGGACTTCTTCTCGCCGCGGGACGGGCTGAAGGAGACGTGTCCGGTCAGCGGGGGCGCGGACGGCATCCTGTTCGTCCGCTACCCGGACGGGCGTCCCACGGGCGACGCCTTCGTGCTGTTCGCCTGCGAGGAGCACGCGCAGAGCGCCCTGCGGAAGCACAAGGACATGCTGGGGAAGAGGTACATCGAGCTGTTCAAAAGCACGGCGGCCGAGGTGCAACAg GTTCTGAACCGGTACTCGTCGCCGCCCCTGATCCCCGTGGCCCCGCCGCCCCTGGTGTCGGTGCTGCCCGCCGTGTCTCTCCTGCCCCCTCCTGGCGGTGTGAGGGACTGCCTGAGGCTGCGGGGGCTGCCGTACACGGCCAGCATCGAGGACATCCTCACCTTCCTGGGCGAGTTCACGCAGGACGTGAGGCAGCACGGCGTGCACATGGTGCTCAACCAGCAG GGCCGACCGTCGGGCGACTGCTTCATCCAGATGTCCTCGGCGGAGCGCTCGCTTCAGGCCTCGCAGCGGCTCCACAAGCACGTAATGACCAGCCAGCGCGGGGCGAACAGCCGCTACGTGGAGGTGTTCTCCTGCAGCGCCGAGGAGATGGGCCTGGTGCTGATGGGAGGCTCGCTctcgcacacgcacacacacgcacacagccGCAGCAGGAGTGGGACGGGGCTCAGCCCGCCGCCATGTAAGTTCAGAC gtttgtcACCCCCGTCCTACTCCTTCGCCCCCGTTCCACCCGTCCTGCCCACAGAGGCGGCGGCGGCTCTGTACCCCCCCCTCGGGCAGGTGCTGCTGACCCCACGACCCCTCCACCCGGGACACGCCTTCTACCCTGCCTCGGCGCAGCTGTACATGAACTACGCGGCCTACTACCCCAG tCCACCAGGCTCGCCTACGACCGTCGGTTTCTTCCCCGCCCCCTCGTCCCTTTCCTCGCCAGCAGGGCTGGTGCGGATGCCGGGCCTGGCCTACAACGGCAGCAGCGGCGTTAAGGAGCTCATCAACGCGGTGCAAGGGTACCAG TACGCTCCCGAGGATGCTCTCGTGCACGCTCACGACCCAGCCAGGACGTTGCTTACGCAGCCCAAAGAATGGGTGTGTATTTAA